One region of Zingiber officinale cultivar Zhangliang chromosome 7B, Zo_v1.1, whole genome shotgun sequence genomic DNA includes:
- the LOC122007250 gene encoding elongation factor 1-alpha-like, giving the protein MGKEKVHINIVVIGHVDSGKSTTTGHLIYKLGGIDKRVIERFEKEAAEMNKRSFKYAWVLDKLKAERERGITIDIALWKFETTKYYCTVIDAPGHRDFIKNMITGTSQADCAVLIIDSTTGGFEAGISKDGQTREHALLAFTLGVKQMICCCNKMDATTPKYSKARYEEIVKEVSSYLKKVGYNPDKIPFVPISGFEGDNMIERSANLDWYKGPTLLEALDLISEPKRPSDKPLRLPLQDVYKIGGIGTVPVGRVETGVLKPGMVVTFGPTGLTTEVKSVEMHHEALQEALPGDNVGFNVKNVAVKDLKRGFVASNSKDDPAKEAANFTSQVIIMNHPGQIGNGYAPVLDCHTSHIAVKFAEILTKIDRRSGKELEKEPKFLKNGDAGLVKMIPTKPMVVETFSEYPPLGRFAVRDMRQTVAVGVIKNVEKKDPTGAKITKAAAKKK; this is encoded by the exons ATGGGGAAAGAGAAGGTTCATATCAACATTGTGGTCATCGGCCATGTCGACTCCGGGAAGTCGACCACCACCGGCCATCTCATCTACAAGCTGGGCGGCATCGACAAGCGCGTGATCGAGCGGTTCGAAAAGGAGGCCGCCGAGATGAACAAGAGGTCGTTCAAGTACGCCTGGGTGCTCGACAAGCTCAAGGCCGAGCGAGAAAGGGGAATCACCATCGACATTGCCCTATGGAAATTCGAGACCACCAAATACTACTGCACCGTCATCGACGCCCCCGGCCACCGCGACTTCATCAAGAACATGATCACCGGAACCTCCCAGGCCGACTGCGCTGTTCTCATCATCGATTCCACCACCGGCGGCTTCGAAGCCGGCATCTCCAAGGACGGCCAGACCCGCGAGCACGCTCTGCTTGCTTTCACTCTCGGAGTCAAACAGATGATTTGCTGCTGTAACAAG ATGGATGCGACGACGCCGAAATACTCGAAGGCGCGATATGAGGAAATCGTGAAGGAGGTTTCTTCTTACCTCAAGAAGGTCGGATACAACCCGGACAAGATTCCCTTCGTTCCCATCTCTGGCTTCGAGGGCGACAACATGATCGAGAGGTCCGCCAACCTCGACTGGTACAAGGGCCCGACGTTGCTCGAGGCTCTGGATTTGATCAGCGAGCCGAAGAGGCCCTCGGACAAGCCCCTCCGGCTTCCACTTCAGGATGTGTACAAGATCGGAGGCATTGGCACTGTGCCGGTCGGGCGAGTCGAGACTGGTGTTCTTAAGCCCGGCATGGTCGTCACCTTCGGCCCTACTGGGCTCACGACCGAAGTCAAGTCGGTCGAGATGCACCACGAAGCTCTCCAGGAAGCCCTCCCCGGCGACAATGTCGGCTTCAACGTGAAGAATGTCGCTGTCAAGGATCTGAAGAGAGGGTTTGTCGCGTCCAATTCTAAGGATGACCCTGCGAAGGAGGCTGCCAACTTCACTTCTCAGGTCATCATCATGAACCATCCTGGCCAGATCGGCAATGGCTACGCCCCCGTGCTCGATTGCCATACCTCCCACATCGCAGTCAAGTTCGCCGAGATTCTAACGAAGATCGACAGGCGATCGGGCAAGGAGCTCGAGAAGGAGCCCAAGTTCCTTAAGAACGGCGACGCCGGCTTAGTGAAGATGATCCCCACCAAGCCCATGGTCGTGGAGACATTCTCCGAGTACCCTCCTCTTGGCCGTTTCGCGGTGAGGGACATGCGCCAGACTGTAGCCGTCGGAGTGATCAAAAACGTCGAGAAGAAGGATCCTACTGGTGCCAAGATCACCAAGGCTGCTGCCAAGAAGAAGTGA